From the genome of Thiovibrio frasassiensis:
GAGGTCTTCAAGCATTGACAGCCCTTTTTTGAAATGGTACATAACTGACGGACTTTAGGAGGAATGGCCGAGTGGTTTAAGGCGGCGGTCTTGAAAACCGTTGTACGCAAGTACCGTGGGTTCGAATCCTACTTCCTCCGCCAACAACATGCGAATACGAATTGTGGAGAGCTGACCGAGTAGGCCGAAGGTGCTCGCCTGCTAAGCGAGTGTAGGATCAAAAGTTCTACCGAGGGTTCGAATCCCTCGCTCTCCGCCATGTTCATTTGCGGAGCAATCCGTTTGTCTCACAACAAAAAAACCCGCGCCAGAAATGGTTAGCGGGTTTTTTTGTGTCTTATGTCCCGCTGGGGGGCAATGCGGGGTTTGACCGCTAATGCGGTTGCAGATGCTCGACCTCCCGGCTGTCGCATTTTGGGCAGATATCTATCCTGTCTGCGATCACTCCGGTGTCGACGCAAAACGGCGGATAACAGTCGGGACAAAAACAGGTAAGACACTCCTTGCATCGCATCAGACTGGCGGGGGACTTCCGGCATTTTATACAGACGGCCGCAGTTTGCTCTCCCATAGTGTTCCCTCCTCTCCCTGAATTATGACCATAAAAGAAGATTATCGCGGATGCATGACAACAGTCAAGAAAAGGCTGGGAGAAATACCGGCGAGAATTTCTCAGTGGAACACTGCTGCCCGCGTGTGATAAGATAGTTAGGCAGCTGGTTCTCCCATGGCAGATGTCTGGAACGGAGCTTCCTGGTATTGGAGGGGTGATGCGATGAAAGTAAGTGAGCTGCGACTTATTCAGAAACGGTTGGCAGAGGATGCGCTCTATTTTGGTCAAATTGACGGCAAGCGTGGGCCCAAGACAGATAAAGCCCTTGCGCTTGCTTTGGCCTTGCGCTCCGCGGAACTTCCTGAACAGTGGCAAGGTTGGTCACAGGCAAGGTGGGCTGTCGCCTATTTGCAACTGCTCTGCCACGATCGAAACATTGATGCCGGAAAGATTGACGGCCTCTATGGGCCGCAAACGGAAAGTGCGGCCAGGAGCTTACGGATTCTTAATGCCACCGGCTCCCTGCCCCGGGGCTTTGGCGATATCGTTCCTCTTCGCGCCAATCCGCATCAATTCCCGATGGAAGGCGAGGATGGACTGAGCGATTTTTACGGGAAACCGTGTGCCGTGCGATTGGTTCAGGTCCAGTGCCCGTGGACCCTTCGTCTGGATTGGGACCTCACCAACACCACCCGCACCATTTCTATCCATGAGAAGCTCAGCGACAGTTTAGCGAGGATCCTGCAAAAAGCGTATGCGGTCTATGGGCTTGAAGGTCTTAAGAACCATGGGCTGGACCGCTACGGCGGAAGCTTTAACTGTAGAAAGAAGCGCGGGAGTGTGTCGGCATGGTCCACCCATGCGTGGGGCATAGCCATTGATTGGTATCCCTCGATGAATAAATTGGCCTGGGGCAGTAACAAGGCCACTCTTGCGCATCCCGATTTGGATCCCTGGTGGGGAATATGGGAGCAGGAAGGGTGGCTCAGCCTTGGGCGCTGCGAAGATCGTGATTGGATGCATGTGCAGGCCGCAAAGCGCTAACAAGCAAAGCAAGTTTCCTCCCTCAATGGTCGGGGTAGTTATAGTTGTGGGGCCGACCTGAAGCCTTCTGCATACGGAGCGATTGCAAGATGAACCGCCCTAAGCAAGCAGTTGTGGTGATACATGGCATCGGTGAACAGCGTCCCATGGAAACACTCCGGAGTTTCGTGGAGGCTGTTCTGCCCGAGACATTGAAGAGCGCGCAGAAAAAATATCGCAGCAAGCCCGACCAAATGAGCGAGTCCTTCGAACTCAGGTGCCTGCAGGCCCCCAAGGACCGGGAAGCACACCGCCCTATTACCGAATTCTACGAATATTATTGGGCGCATCACATGCGCGATTCCAAGTATGGTTCAGTATTCTCCTGGCTTGGCGGACTGCTGCTGCGGCGACCATGGAAGATTCCCCGGAAACTGCTCCCGATCTATTTCGTAACCTACAGCGGATTGCTGCTGGCGGCGGCAATTTTAATCTGGGGGCTGTTCGACCAAACTAGTCAATCGCTGATGGCTCGGTTTACGGTGCTGTATGAGAAGAAACAGCTGTACTTTGCCCTGGCGGTTCTTGTCTTGCAGGCCATCGGTAGCCGTTTCCTCCTCGGCTACGTGGCTGATGCCGCCCGGTATTTGACGCCCTCTCCCGACAATATCGACGAACGGAACAAGATCAGGGCGGAAGGGATCAAGCTGCTCCGGGCGCTCCACAAGTCCGAGAAATACTTTCGCATTATCGTTGTCGGACACAGCCTGGGGTCGGTTATCGGTTACGACATGATCCGGCACCTCTGGATGGAATTGCGGGAATCCCACAATCCCTGCCCTAAAAAACAGCCGGAAGCCCTGGGGTTTGATGGGGTGGCCGCGCAGTTGCAGCACGGAACACCAACTGTTGATTCCAGCGAAGTGGAGGCCTTCCAACAGAAGCAACATGAACTTTGGCGGGAGCATCGTGAGGTTGGTATCCCTTGGCTTGTCACGGATTTCATTACGGTCGGTTCGCCATTGACCCACGCCACCCTGCTCATGGCGGAAGACCCGCAGAGTTTCGAGCAGCGCAAGATCGAGTTTGAGTTTCCCTGCTGTCCGCCGGCCTCCAGTGAGGAGACGCATTACCAAAAAAACTATGAATCTCCTGAATATTCACATCCGGTAAGCGTGCGCATTCCAAACCATGGGGCGCCGTTCGCCTCCACCCGCTGGACCAATCTCTTCTTTCCATACCGCATGGGCATCCTTGGTGATCTGATCGGTGGACCGCTTGCCGGAAGCTTCGGCAGGGGCATCCGGGATGTGCCCGTGCGTTCAGGCCATGGAGGATTTCTCAGGAAAACCCTCTACTCCCATGTTTGCTACTGGAAGCCGCCTGAGGAAGGAGCGGAAAAAGAAGAGGAGCATGGGCCGGAGAGCAATAGCCTCACGGCCCTGCAAGCGGCCATGCGGCTGGAGAGTTTGCGCTCTAAAGAGGTATGGCCGGAACCAACCCCGCTTCGGCCAAAGGGGAGCTGAAAAATTGCATGTTTTTTGAGCTCCGGGGGTGGGAGAAGGTTTTTTCCTTGCTCTGAGCAGGCACGCTCGCTGTCAACCGGTGGCCGGGCAACTCGGCATCACTGAAACGTCTAAGGAGGAGAAAATGAAATACCGCATTGGTCCTTGGGTTCAGCGCATATCTGCAGCTTCGCTTCTTGTCCTTGCCGCAACTCCATCGTGGTCTGAAGAGGTTGCCAGTCAAGGCACCAAGCAAGGGACCCTTTGGGTTGCCCCGGCGGACTGGTTTGTCTATCTCGTAATTTTTATTGTGTTAATCGGAACTCTGTTGGCCATGGCCTTGCTTCGCGCTGCGCTCACGCTCTCCAGCTGGTCTTTGGCCGATGCCTTGTCCGAGGAGGTTGAAGTTACCGCGATGGAAAAGGATGCGGCCGGCGCAAGCAAAGTGGTTTTGGATGCCTCGGGTAAGCCTCTGATGATCACCGAGCTGCGCGCCAGTTCGAGCCGGATGGTGGCGCTCATGGGGATGATCGCGATTCTGCTGATGTTCCTTGGCTTCGGCGCCTTCGCCCTGTTTGTTTTCGCGAAAACGGGCAGCATGCCTGAGTCAATCGAGCAGGTGGTGAATTATCTCTTGGCAGGACTCACCCTGTTTGCCCCGTATGTTGTGAACAAATTTTCAAGTATTTTTGAGAGTCTTGCGCCGAAGAAGTCGTAACTTTTCTCGGGGGTGGGGATGTGTCCCTCGGAGTACCCGGGTGCCGTTTATCTTGGTTGTTATCTGTTGAACAAGAGGAGGGAAAGCATGGAATTTTTCGCATGTCCTTGTCCCGGCAGGGGAAGGGTAATGATGGACGGAAACGAGCAGGGCGACAACAAGGAGGATGACGGGAGCGTCCGTACCTTGCAATGTGGCCGTGGGCTGCACCGGATTGCTCTGGAATGTGCCGACGGGAAACAGTGTCTGGATTCTCCCCGAAACGTGATGATTGCGAAGACCAATCCAATCAGCCCCGAGGAGGTGGCCTTTCGATGCGCATCCTGAAGCTGTTTTCGGTATTTCTCCTGGCCCCCATTTTTTTTACGTCTGGTTGTGCCCATTATCCCGTAAACCCGCCGCAGACCGGGCATGATCCGAATGTGGGGTATCGCTACAAGGTCGTCCGCGAGATCCTCCCGGATCCCGACCGCCCCTTTGTCCTGCTTGCTTTTTCCGGCGGCGGAACGCGGGCCGCGGCCTTCTCCTTCGGCTTGATGGAAGAACTCAACCGTATTGCCTATACAGCCAAGGATGGGACGAAGCGGAAGCTTCTTGATGATGTTGAGATTATCTCCTCGGTGTCCGGAGGGAGTTTTACTTCTGCCTACTATGCGCTCTATCCGGAAGAGTTCTACGAGACCTTTCCGGAGAAGTTTCTCTACCGGAATATCGAGGGGGAGCTGATCGCCAGGCTGGTGAACCCCTATAACCTGCTGCGTCTCGCCTCCCCTGATTTCAGCCGGATAGACATGGCGGAAGAACTGTACCGGGATACCATTTTCGGCAAGAAGACCTTTGGGGATCTTATCAAGAACAAAGACAAAAAGGTCCCGTTTCTGGTGTTGAACGCCACGGATATCGCCATTACCCATCGATTTGAATTCACCCAGGACCAGTTCGATCTTGTCTGTTCCGATCTGAGCGATGTCTATGTGGCGCGTGCGGTGGCCGCGTCCTCGAATTTTCCGGTGGCCTTCGCGCCGCTGACCATCAATGCCTATAAAAGTGAAAAAGCCTGCGGCCCGTTGCCGCAATGGATCGGCCTGGCGCTTGCCGGGAAAACCTACGACCGGAGGTATAATGATGCTGTGGCCGGTAGATCATACCGCGAGCCGGATGCTCAATTTGTCCATCTGCTCGACGGTGGGCTGGCGGACAACCTCGGCTTGCGGGGGCCGCTTCAGGCGATAACCACCACCGATTCAGGATGGAGTATCCTGCAAGCCCTCAATCAAAAGAAGCGCAATCGGTTGATGGTG
Proteins encoded in this window:
- a CDS encoding patatin-like phospholipase family protein, with protein sequence MRILKLFSVFLLAPIFFTSGCAHYPVNPPQTGHDPNVGYRYKVVREILPDPDRPFVLLAFSGGGTRAAAFSFGLMEELNRIAYTAKDGTKRKLLDDVEIISSVSGGSFTSAYYALYPEEFYETFPEKFLYRNIEGELIARLVNPYNLLRLASPDFSRIDMAEELYRDTIFGKKTFGDLIKNKDKKVPFLVLNATDIAITHRFEFTQDQFDLVCSDLSDVYVARAVAASSNFPVAFAPLTINAYKSEKACGPLPQWIGLALAGKTYDRRYNDAVAGRSYREPDAQFVHLLDGGLADNLGLRGPLQAITTTDSGWSILQALNQKKRNRLMVIAVNAKTSKRRDWDKKSTPPGIGAVLEVAMNGPMDDVSFDSVENVDNHFSSMEQLARSVEACNKKLEGCPDAARIPQPIVTDFTFAELSFDRIEDPRLRRCLQELPTSFALPRETVDLLRVAAAQLFMTSASFREGMQQLDPAWIPREVVIDPQLIEAVCQDIKSEEGSE